A part of Streptomyces sp. DSM 40750 genomic DNA contains:
- a CDS encoding substrate-binding domain-containing protein, translating to MHHHRKADPGARKARYAATALLTATVLLAGCERGSSKSPEDSASSPSGCPEAQAKAEAAVGRAEGTDIPWNGPTTGPTAVTDRTIVYVAQTMTNPGVAGAAEGVREAARVIGWNVRVIDGGGTPAGIQAAMSEAVALRPSGIVIGGFDPNATSQQVTRANEAGIALIGWHAVAAPGPSRQPELFTNVTTQVEDVARISAQWIISTSNGDAGVVIFTDASIPFAKNKSDLIRNELATCSGVRLLSYENIPIPDASSRTPREVSALLSRFQDRWTHSVAINDLYFADAAAAFRAAGKDGSGPPFNIGAGDGDPSAFQRINSEQYQSATVPEPLTQQGWQIVDEFNRAFSDRPASGYVAPVHISTAGNSDDATSWDPSGYRDGYRKIWGK from the coding sequence GTGCACCACCACCGCAAGGCCGACCCCGGCGCGCGCAAGGCCCGGTACGCGGCAACCGCTCTGCTGACCGCCACCGTCCTGCTCGCCGGCTGCGAACGCGGATCATCGAAGAGCCCGGAAGACTCCGCGTCGAGCCCGAGCGGCTGCCCCGAGGCCCAAGCCAAGGCCGAGGCCGCCGTCGGCCGGGCGGAGGGGACCGACATTCCCTGGAACGGCCCGACCACCGGTCCCACGGCGGTGACCGACAGGACCATCGTCTACGTCGCCCAGACCATGACCAATCCCGGAGTCGCGGGCGCCGCCGAAGGAGTCCGGGAAGCCGCGCGGGTCATCGGCTGGAATGTCCGGGTGATCGACGGCGGCGGCACCCCCGCCGGCATCCAGGCGGCGATGAGCGAGGCCGTGGCCCTCAGGCCCTCGGGCATCGTCATCGGGGGCTTCGACCCCAACGCGACCTCGCAGCAGGTCACACGGGCCAACGAGGCGGGCATCGCGCTCATCGGCTGGCACGCGGTCGCCGCGCCCGGCCCCAGCAGGCAACCCGAACTCTTCACCAACGTCACCACCCAGGTCGAGGACGTCGCCAGGATCAGCGCGCAATGGATCATCTCGACCTCCAACGGCGACGCCGGAGTCGTGATCTTCACGGACGCCTCGATCCCCTTCGCCAAGAACAAGTCCGACCTGATCAGAAATGAACTCGCCACCTGCTCGGGCGTGCGACTCCTGTCGTACGAGAACATCCCGATCCCCGATGCGAGCAGCCGCACGCCCCGCGAGGTCTCCGCACTGCTCTCCCGCTTCCAGGACCGGTGGACCCACTCGGTCGCCATCAACGACCTGTACTTCGCCGACGCCGCCGCGGCCTTCCGCGCGGCCGGCAAGGACGGCTCGGGTCCGCCCTTCAACATCGGCGCCGGGGACGGCGACCCCTCCGCCTTCCAGCGCATCAACAGCGAGCAGTACCAGTCGGCCACCGTCCCCGAACCGCTCACCCAGCAGGGCTGGCAGATCGTCGACGAGTTCAACCGGGCCTTCTCCGACCGCCCCGCCAGCGGTTACGTGGCCCCCGTCCACATCAGTACGGCCGGCAACAGCGACGACGCCACGAGCTGGGACCCGTCGGGCTACCGGGACGGGTACCGGAAGATCTGGGGCAAGTGA
- a CDS encoding ABC transporter permease: MTAPPSPRSRRPGPPRRLGPRGGPGGHLIGAYGLLALTALLVLVFSLALPRTFPTPDTVDSILSTQSIPAVLALAAMVPIVTGAFDLSIGYGLGLAHVMVLYLVVDAGWPWPLACLAVIVGGTIVGVLNGVIVVFGRIDSFIATLGTGSMMYAVTGWITDGGRIVPGPGGLPAAFTDLYTSTFLGLPVPAFYVLALAVALWLMLERLPIGRYLYVVGSNPRAADLVGIPVRKYTVCAFAASGLIVGCAGVLLAAQQQLGNPSVGLDYLLPAFVGALLGSTAIKPGRPNAMGTLVAVAVLAVGLTGISQMGADFWTVPLFHGGTLLLAVGLAGYAARRRVRTGVFAARDAPAATPERPPGGGTTGRTP; this comes from the coding sequence GTGACCGCCCCGCCCTCCCCGCGCTCGCGTCGACCGGGCCCGCCGCGCCGGCTCGGCCCGCGTGGCGGCCCGGGTGGGCACCTCATCGGCGCCTACGGCCTGCTGGCCCTCACCGCCCTGCTCGTTCTGGTCTTCTCCCTCGCCCTGCCGCGCACCTTCCCCACCCCGGACACCGTCGACTCGATCCTCTCCACCCAGTCGATCCCGGCCGTCCTAGCGCTCGCCGCCATGGTCCCCATCGTGACGGGCGCCTTCGACCTCTCCATCGGCTACGGCCTCGGCCTGGCGCACGTCATGGTGCTGTACCTCGTCGTCGACGCCGGCTGGCCCTGGCCGCTCGCCTGCCTCGCCGTGATCGTCGGAGGGACGATCGTGGGCGTCCTCAACGGTGTCATCGTCGTGTTCGGCCGCATCGACTCCTTCATCGCCACGCTCGGGACCGGCAGCATGATGTACGCCGTGACCGGCTGGATCACCGACGGCGGCCGGATCGTCCCCGGCCCGGGGGGCCTCCCGGCCGCCTTCACCGACCTCTACACCTCCACGTTCCTCGGCCTCCCCGTTCCCGCGTTCTACGTGCTGGCACTCGCCGTCGCCCTCTGGCTGATGCTGGAGCGGCTGCCGATCGGCCGGTACCTGTACGTCGTCGGCTCGAACCCGCGCGCCGCCGACCTCGTCGGCATCCCGGTCCGCAAGTACACCGTCTGCGCCTTCGCCGCGTCGGGCCTGATCGTCGGCTGCGCCGGAGTACTGCTCGCGGCCCAGCAGCAGCTCGGCAACCCGAGCGTCGGACTCGACTACCTGCTTCCTGCCTTCGTCGGGGCCCTGCTCGGCTCCACCGCGATCAAACCAGGCCGTCCCAACGCCATGGGTACCCTCGTCGCCGTCGCCGTCCTCGCCGTCGGCCTCACCGGCATCTCCCAGATGGGCGCCGACTTCTGGACGGTCCCGCTCTTCCACGGCGGCACCCTGCTCCTCGCCGTCGGCCTGGCCGGATACGCCGCCCGCCGCCGGGTGCGCACCGGCGTCTTCGCCGCCCGCGACGCGCCCGCCGCGACACCGGAGCGGCCGCCGGGCGGTGGCACGACAGGCCGCACTCCATGA
- a CDS encoding sugar ABC transporter ATP-binding protein, giving the protein MHDAHDTSAQPAPPSGAEPLVRIRGLAKRFGGTLALAGVDLDVHAGSVLALLGPNGAGKSTLIKILAGVHHADSGRITVDGHALGSHAASHRMSFIHQDLGLVEWMSAAENIALSAGYARRAGLISWRRTRERCTEALEIVGGQLDPDAPIAHLAPAERSLVAIARALAARAKLIVLDEPTARLPAADCARLFRVLHALRDRGHGILYVSHRLDEVYEVADTFAVLRDGRLVSHGSTAGHSPVRLVRDITGDEPADHRPATAPADGPAVLTLDGVRTSGAGPVDLELRAGEALGLVGLSGAGHRDLGRALAGSRPLLGGRVLLHGRPYHPRTVTDAVGRGVAFVPGDRQREGCLAELTVRENLLANPGAGQGTPPRWIGPRRERAEATALIERFSVRPRDSEAAIATLSGGNQQKVVIGRWLRTGLRLLILEEPTASVDVGAKAAIHRLLDEALAGGLAVLLISTDFEEVAGVCGRALVFVRGSVTAELSGPALTVAGLTRAASALPPSGTATHP; this is encoded by the coding sequence GTGCACGACGCTCACGACACCTCTGCGCAGCCGGCCCCGCCCAGCGGGGCGGAACCGCTGGTCCGCATCCGCGGCCTCGCCAAACGGTTCGGCGGGACCCTCGCACTCGCCGGGGTCGACCTCGACGTCCACGCCGGCAGCGTTCTCGCGCTCCTCGGCCCCAACGGAGCAGGCAAGTCCACACTCATCAAGATCCTCGCCGGCGTCCACCACGCCGACTCGGGCCGGATCACGGTGGACGGACACGCACTCGGGAGTCACGCCGCCTCCCACCGCATGTCCTTCATCCATCAGGACCTCGGTCTCGTGGAGTGGATGTCGGCCGCCGAGAACATCGCCCTGAGCGCCGGGTACGCGCGTCGCGCCGGACTGATCTCCTGGCGGCGGACCCGGGAGCGCTGCACCGAGGCACTGGAGATCGTCGGCGGTCAGCTCGATCCCGACGCGCCGATCGCCCATCTCGCCCCCGCCGAGCGGTCCCTGGTCGCCATCGCCCGGGCCCTGGCGGCACGGGCGAAGCTCATCGTCCTCGACGAACCGACCGCCCGGCTCCCCGCCGCCGACTGCGCCCGCCTGTTCCGCGTCCTGCACGCCCTGCGCGACCGGGGCCACGGCATCCTCTACGTCAGCCACCGCCTGGACGAGGTGTACGAGGTCGCCGACACCTTCGCCGTCCTGCGCGACGGCCGCCTCGTCAGCCACGGCTCGACGGCGGGCCACAGCCCCGTCCGCCTGGTCCGCGACATCACCGGCGATGAACCGGCCGACCACCGCCCCGCTACGGCCCCGGCCGACGGCCCGGCGGTCCTGACCCTTGACGGCGTACGGACCTCCGGCGCGGGACCGGTCGACCTGGAGCTGAGAGCCGGGGAAGCCCTCGGCCTGGTCGGCCTCTCGGGCGCCGGACACAGGGACCTGGGTCGGGCCCTCGCGGGGTCCCGACCGCTCCTCGGGGGACGGGTGCTGCTCCACGGCCGCCCCTACCACCCCCGTACGGTCACCGACGCCGTCGGACGCGGTGTCGCCTTCGTGCCCGGCGACCGGCAGCGGGAGGGCTGCCTCGCCGAGCTGACCGTACGGGAGAACCTGCTGGCCAACCCCGGTGCCGGGCAGGGGACGCCACCGCGCTGGATCGGACCCCGCCGTGAACGCGCCGAGGCCACCGCCCTGATCGAACGGTTCTCGGTGCGGCCCCGCGACAGCGAGGCCGCCATCGCCACCCTGTCCGGCGGAAACCAGCAGAAGGTCGTGATCGGCCGCTGGCTGCGGACCGGACTGCGCCTGCTGATCCTGGAGGAACCGACGGCGAGCGTCGACGTCGGCGCCAAGGCGGCCATCCACCGCCTGCTCGACGAGGCGTTGGCCGGAGGCCTCGCGGTCCTTCTCATCTCCACCGACTTCGAGGAGGTCGCGGGAGTCTGCGGGCGCGCCCTGGTCTTCGTCCGCGGATCCGTGACCGCCGAGCTGAGCGGTCCGGCCCTCACGGTCGCGGGACTGACCCGGGCGGCTTCGGCCCTGCCCCCCTCCGGCACCGCGACGCATCCGTGA